In Acanthopagrus latus isolate v.2019 chromosome 17, fAcaLat1.1, whole genome shotgun sequence, the following are encoded in one genomic region:
- the LOC119006216 gene encoding sterol regulatory element-binding protein cleavage-activating protein isoform X3 codes for MTLREQLREKISAAFYRHGLLCASYPVPIILFTSASILTCCYPLLRLPLPGTGPVEFTTGVRDYSVPSHEPQGDLGERPDWYRGPPVAYIQQVLVKAAVSPWDSSLVPVDVFRSPLGRAFSLLEEIRNHVYSDSSGIRSLESLCLQVTDLFPGLRRMQSVLPEHGCLLVSPGNYWQNQQELFDSDPDLLKTIQKHEPKGLHTSATLRDLLFGVPGKYTGVSHYNRKRVVTYTITVVLSSYDAGFLGSLRSRLKQLHPSANCSLRDDHMVHVHFKEEIGIAELIPLVTTYIILFAYIYFSTRKIDMVKSKWGLALAAVVTVLSSLLMSVGLCTLFGLTPTLNGGEIFPYLVVVIGLENVLVLTKSVVSTPVDLEVKLRIAQGLSNESWSIMKNMATELCIILIGYFTLVPAIQEFCLFAVVGLVSDFFLQMFFFTTVLSIDIRRMELADLNRRLPAEAGLPPPKPGPLRTREVPPPPRPSPHTITLQTPAFRNLRLPKRLRVVYFLARTRLAQRIIMVGTVIWIGILVYTDPAGIRTYLAAQVSEQSPLGDPGGGGLPPHLGVAPVFRGGDPTSTLSIHSAPDPTPLPENQSQGHHGSARAGPLPQAPPAVPQITWGAEDEEGWRRLSFRHWPSLFSYYNITLAKRYISILPVIPVTVHLSPQEAIETRHPQDTRHPPPPIPKVAADLQTDLTLYKVAALGLAAGVLLVLLLFCLYRVLCPRNYGQNGVPHGRRRRGDLPCDDYGYSPPVSEISPLLLRGHSMDIECLASDGMLLASCCLAGQIRVWDAQTGDCLTVIPNHGLRRSSSSGCWEQRDGWDNVSGAAESECLGSDAGSSSVTADGLSEEEGYPLRRRTAPARPTLFTDQPDLTPLIDTNFTSQPPSHLSTPPRDGFDFGGLVERAYMEHEPPSPSTYPAPSSASSSPPSGAQFQRRPSLGDASVFSPQEKASTAGTQATPDWESSVWAMELRGNLIAAGRSSGKLELWDAVEGSLRCSNEDGVSGITALAFLNNRIVAARLNGSLDFFTVEINKPLCLLQYRGAPGRGSMPPSPCYSSEDVISCQLTRSVQCAHQKPITVLRAAAGRVVTGSQDHTVRIYRLEDSCCLFTLQGHSGGITSIYIDQTMVLASGGQDGAICLWDVLTGSRVSHVYGHRGDVTSLVCTTSCVISSGLDDLICIWDRSTGIKLYSIQQEVGCGASLGVISESLLVTGGQGCVSFWDLNFGDLLQTVYLGQSSDGQGVRQLLVLDNAAIVCDFGSELSLVYVPSVLEKLD; via the exons cTATCCGTTATTGAGGCTTCCCCTGCCGGGGACGGGTCCTGTGGAGTTCACCACAGGGGTGCGAGACTACAGCGTCCCTTCCCATGAGCCTCAGGGAGACCTCGGAGAACGACCCGACTGG TATCGGGGTCCTCCGGTCGCCTACATCCAGCAGGTGTTGGTGAAGGCGGCAGTGTCTCCGTGGGACAGCAGCCTGGTGCCGGTGGATGTGTTTCGGTCACCACTGGGTCGAGCGTTTAGTCTGTTGGAGGAGATCCGCAACCATGTCTACTCCGACAG CTCCGGAATTCGCAGTCTGGAGTCGCTCTGTCTCCAGGTGACCGACCTGTTTCCGGGGCTGCGGCGGATGCAGTCTGTGCTTCCAGAGCACGGCTGTTTGCTCGTTTCTCCCGGCAACTACTGGCAGAACCAGCAGGAGCTCTTCGACTCGGACCCAGACCTCCTCAAGACCATCCAGAAACACGAACCGAAAGGCCTGCACACCTCGGCCACCCTGCGAG acCTGCTGTTTGGCGTCCCTGGGAAGTACACTGGCGTCAGTCACTACAACAGGAAGAGAGTGGTGACGTACACAATCACTGTGGTGCTGTCCAGCTACGATGCAGG GTTCCTGGGCAGCCTGCGGTCCCGTCTGAAGCAGCTCCACCCTTCAGCCAACTGCAGCCTGAGAGACGACCACATGGTTCACGTCCACTTTAAAGAGGAGATCGGCATCGCTGAGCTCATCCCGCTCGTCACCACATACATCATCCTTTTTGCCTACATCTACTTCTCCACAC GTAAGATTGACATGGTGAAGTCTAAGTGGGGTCTGGCTCTGGCTGCTGTGGTGACAGTCCTCAGCTCCCTGCTCATGTCTGTGGGACTGTGTACGCTGTTTGGACTGACGCCGACGCTCAATGGAGG gGAGATTTTCCCTTACCTGGTGGTGGTGATCGGCCTGGAGAACGTTTTAGTCCTCACCAAGTCCGTCGTGTCCACCCCCGTCGACCTCGAGGTTAAACTACGTATCGCTCAGG GCCTTAGTAATGAGAGCTGGTCTATCATGAAGAACATGGCCACTGAACTTTGCATCATCCTCATTGGATATTTCACTCTGGTGCCAGCTATCCAG GAGTTCTGTCTGTTCGCTGTTGTGGGGCTGGTGTCTGACTTCTTCCTGCAGATGTTCTTCTTCACAACAGTGCTATCTATCGACATCCGACGCATGGAG TTGGCTGACCTGAACCGCCGCCTACCAGCCGAGGCAGGGCTTCCGCCACCCAAGCCCGGCCCGCTGCGAACACGAGAGGTTCCTCCTCCCCCACGACCCTCCCCCCACACAATCACCCTGCAGACCCCGGCCTTCCGTAACCTGAGGCTTCCCAAGAGGCTGCGTGTCGTGTACTTCCTGGCCCGCACGCGTCTGGCTCAGCGCATCATCATG GTTGGCACGGTGATCTGGATCGGGATCCTCGTCTACACCGACCCGGCTGGAATACGCACCTACCTGGCTGCACAGGTGTCTGAGCAAAGCCCTCTGGGAGATCCCGGAGGAGGTGGTCTGCCCCCTCACCTGGGCGTAGCCCCCGTCTTTCGTGGAGGAGATCCTACGAGCACCCTCAGCATCCACTCTGCACCAGATCCAACTCCTTTACCTGAAAACCAATCGCAGGGCCACCATGGCTCAGCCCGGGCAGGGCCCCTCCCACAGGCCCCGCCTGCCGTGCCCCAGATCACCTGGGGGGCCGAGGACGAAGAGGGCTGGAGGAGACTCTCCTTCAGGCACTGGCCGTCGCTCTTCAGCTACTATAACATCACTTTGGCCAAGAG GTACATCAGCATCCTGCCTGTCATTCCCGTCACTGTTCACCTGAGCCCCCAGGAGGCAATTGAGACACGCCACCCTCAGGACACCAGacacccccctccacccatTCCTAAGGTCGCTGCAGATCTACAGACGGACCTCACCCTCTACAA GGTGGCAGCTCTGGGCCTGGCGGCGGGCGtcctgctggttctgctgctcttctgtctCTACCGGGTTCTCTGTCCACGTAACTACGGCCAGAACGGCGTCCCTCATGGGCGCCGGCGCCGAGGGGACCTTCCCTGTGACGATTACGGCTACTCGCCACCTGTCAGCGAGatctcacctctgctgctgaggggCCACAGTATG GACATCGAGTGTTTGGCCAGTGACGGGATGCTGCTGGCCAGCTGTTGCCTGGCAGGACAGATTCGGGTTTGGGACGCCCAGACTGGTGACTGTCTGACCGTCATCCCCAACCACGG gCTCAggcggagcagcagcagtggctgcTGGGAGCAGCGCGACGGCTGGGACAACGTGAGCGGAGCAGCAGAGTCGGAGTGTTTGGGCTCCGACGCCGGCAGCAGCTCCGTTACTGCTGACGGCctttcagaggaggagggatacCCACTGAGGCGACGCACTGCTCCCGCCCGGCCGACTCTGTTCACTGACCAGCCGGATCTCACCCCGCTCATCGACACCAACTTCACCTCCCAgcccccctcccacctctccACCCCACCCAGGGACGGCTTCGACTTCGGCGGTTTGGTGGAGCGCGCCTACATGGAACACGAGCCCCCGTCACCCTCCACCTATCCCGccccttcctctgcctcctcctcgcCGCCTTCTGGAGCTCAGTTCCAGAGGAGACCCAGTTTAGGGGATGCGTCTGTATTCTCACCCCAAGAGAAAGCCTCCACAGCAGGGACGCAGGCGACACCAGACTGGGAAAGCTCCGTTTGGGCCATGGAGCTGCGAGGAAATCTGATAGCTGCTGGGAGGAGCAGCGGTAAACTGGAG ttGTGGGATGCAGTTGAAGGTTCGTTACGTTGCAGTAATGAAGATGGAGTCTCTGGGATCACAGCTCTGGCCTTCCTCAACAACag aatCGTAGCAGCTCGACTCAACGGGTCTCTAGATTTCTTCACCGTTGAGATAAACAAacctctgtgtctgctgcagtaCAGAG GTGCTCCCGGGCGAGGCAGCATGCCTCCCTCCCCCTGTTACAGCAGCGAGGACGTGATCAGCTGCCAGCTCACGCGCTCGGTACAGTGCGCTCACCAGAAGCCGATCACGGTGCTGCGAGCGGCCGCTGGACGGGTCGTCACCGGCAGCCAGGACCACACTGTCCGG ATTTATCGTCTAGAGGACTCGTGTTGCCTCTTCACCCTGCAGGGTCACTCTGGAGGGATCACATCCATCTACATAGACCAG ACGATGGTTCTGGCGAGCGGCGGGCAGGACGGCGCCATCTGCCTGTGGGATGTCTTGACCGGGAGCCGCGTCAGCCATGTTTACGGTCACCGAGGCGATGTCACCTCGCTGGTCTGCACCACCTCGTGCGTCATCAGCTCGGGACTGGATGACCTCATCTGTATCTGGGACCGCAGCACCGGGATCAAGCTCTACTCCATACAGCAG GAGGTGGGTTGCGGGGCCAGTCTGGG